Proteins co-encoded in one Xiphophorus hellerii strain 12219 chromosome 10, Xiphophorus_hellerii-4.1, whole genome shotgun sequence genomic window:
- the LOC116727094 gene encoding angiotensin-converting enzyme, translating to MGAMVPEARRLLRAALLLLPALLLCEALPAAWLPGDYADSVDDAQRFLGDYNSTAEEVSFYSVSASWNYNTNLTEHNSKLQVAASLEEQAFVEAWGGKAKQVFSPDTLNSLSTADKKLIEKIKSLGAANLPQAEREEYNTILSTMDSIYSTAKVYPEPDISWSLEPELTEILANSRSYKKLLFAWEGWHNASGVPLKEHYPRFVELSNNASKLDGFNDTGADWRSWYETETFQQDLENLYKTIEPLYLNLHAFVRRKLYNFYGPKYINLKGPIPAHLLGNMWAQAWNNIYDMMIPFPDKPNLDVTNEMVKQGYNATHMFRVAEEFFTSLGLKEMPPEFWDGSMLVKPEDREVVCHASAWDFYNRRDFRIKQCTTVTMEQLFTVHHEMGHIQYYLQYKDQPIGYRRGANPGFHEAIGDVMSLSVSTPKHLHEINLLESVTTDAETDLNFLLKTALEKIAFLPFGYLIDLWRWGVFSGSIPPEKYNSEWWYLRTKYQGICPPTSRTEEHFDPGAKYHIPGNTPYIRYFVSFILQFQFHEKLCEAAKHTGPLHTCDIYRSAEAGEILRKVLEAGSSKPWPEVLQEAIGTNKMNAASLMKYFDPIIKWLEQQNVNETLGWPEFNWVPPIPEGYPEDIDKNTDELHAKQFLDEYNSTVEIVWNAYTEANWKYNTNITEANNQEVLKKDLEMAAHTLEYGLKARQYDTSDFQDPSVKRIIKKLSDLEKAALPTAELEELNNIMSNMETKYSVAEVCRENGKCHPLDPDLQRIMAESRDYDELLFAWKGWRDAAGKVIRDDYKRYVELANKAATLNGHSDNGAFWRSLYETPTFEEDLEALWKELEPLYLNVHAYVRRALYKKYGSDSINLKGPIPAHLLGNMWAQTWSGIMDLVMPYPDATQVDATPAMVSQGWNATRMFQESDRFFTSLGLLPMPQEFWDKSMLEKPTDGRQVVCHASAWDFFNRKDFRIKQCTVVTMDDLITVHHEMGHVQYFLQYKDQPVSFRTGANPGFHEAIGDVLALSVSTPKHLQSIGLLDKVESNHESDINFLMSMALDKIAFLPFGYLMDQWRWKVFDGRIPSSDYNKEWWNLRLKYQGLCPPVTRTEDDFDPGAKFHVPASVPYVRYFISFVIQFQFHKALCDAAKHDGPLHTCDIYRSKEAGKLLGDVMRLGYSKPWPEAMAMITGQSKMSVQPLMQYFQPLITWLEEENKKNNEVRGWPDYNWRPSDPDVATNDEKVEFLGLKVDKAAAKAGQWLLLSISLAFLVVIIQLAYKYRKSKKRNKSLSMMELKQKD from the exons GTAGCTGCAAGTCTTGAAGAACAAGCCTTTGTAGAGGCCTGGGGGGGGAAGGCCAAGCAGGTCTTCTCTCCGGATACCCTGAACAGTCTTTCTACAGCCGACAAGAAACTGATTGAAAAGATCAAGTCACTGGGAGCTGCCAACCTTCCACAGGCTGAACGAGAGGAG tATAACACCATCCTGAGCACCATGGACAGTATTTATTCAACAGCTAAGGTGTACCCAGAGCCAGACATAAGCTGGAGCCTGGAACCTG AACTCACAGAAATTCTGGCCAACTCCAGGAGTTATAAGAAGTTACTGTTTGCTTGGGAAGGCTGGCACAATGCATCAGGTGTGCCTCTTAAGGAGCATTATCCCAGGTTTGTGGAGCTCAGCAACAACGCCTCAAAGCTCGATG GCTTTAATGACACTGGGGCTGATTGGCGCTCTTGGTATGAGACGGAAACCTTTCAGCAGGATTTAGAGAATCTCTACAAGACAATTGAACCGCTCTACCTGAACCTGCATGCCTTTGTGCGACGCAAGCTCTACAACTTCTATGGACCCAAATATATCAACCTAAAGGGACCCATCCCTGCACACCTATTGG GAAATATGTGGGCCCAGGCGTGGAATAACATTTATGATATGATGATCCCATTTCCTGACAAACCCAACCTGGATGTGACCAACGAGATGGTCAAACAG GGCTACAATGCCACACACATGTTCCGTGTGGCCGAGGAGTTCTTCACCTCTCTGGGTCTGAAGGAGATGCCTCCAGAGTTCTGGGACGGGTCGATGCTTGTTAAGCCTGAAGATCGGGAGGTTGTGTGCCATGCGTCTGCCTGGGACTTTTATAACCGCAGAGACTTCAG GATTAAGCAGTGCACCACAGTAACCATGGAACAGCTCTTCACTGTGCACCATGAGATGGGCCACATCCAGTATTACCTGCAGTACAAGGATCAGCCTATAGGCTACCGCCGTGGAGCCAACCCTGGTTTCCATGAAGCTATTGGTGACGTTATGTCCCTGTCAGTTTCAACACCCAAGCACCTTCATGAGATCAACCTTCTGGAATCTGTGACCACCGACGCAG AAACTGATCTGAACTTCCTGCTGAAGACCGCTCTGGAGAAGATAGCCTTCCTTCCCTTTGGCTACCTCATTGACCTCTGGAGATGGGGCGTGTTTAGTGGAAGCATTCCTCCGGAGAAGTACAACTCGGAATGGTGGTACCTCAG AACAAAGTACCAAGGAATTTGCCCACCTACCAGCCGAACAGAGGAGCACTTTGATCCCGGAGCAAAGTATCACATTCCCGGAAACACGCCATACATCAG GTACTTCGTCAGCTTCATCCTCCAGTTCCAGTTTCATGAAAAACTCTGTGAGGCAGCCAAGCACACCGGGCCTCTGCACACCTGCGACATCTACCGCTCTGCAGAGGCCGGCGAGATTCTACG AAAAGTTCTTGAAGCAGGTTCCTCTAAGCCCTGGCCGGAAGTCCTGCAAGAGGCCATAGGCACAAATAAGATGAACGCCGCTTCTCTGATGAAATACTTCGACCCCATAATCAAGTGGCTGgaacaacaaaatgtgaatgaGACCCTTGGATGGCCTGAATTCAACTGGGTCCCGCCCATCCCTGAAGGCTACCCTGAAGATATCG ACAAGAATACAGACGAGCTTCATGCAAAGCAATTTCTGGATGAATACAACAGCACAGTTGAAATAGTGTGGAATGCCTACACCGAGGCCAACTGGAAGTACAACACGAACATCACTGAAGCCAATAACCAGGAAGTG CTTAAGAAAGATCTGGAAATGGCGGCTCACACCCTGGAGTACGGCCTGAAGGCTCGCCAGTACGACACCTCCGACTTCCAGGACCCGTCGGTCAAACGCATCATCAAAAAACTCAGTGACCTTGAGAAGGCAGCGCTGCCAACTGCAGAACTGGAAGAG ttaaataataTTATGTCTAACATGGAGACAAAATATAGTGTGGCAGAAGTTTGTAGGGAAAATGGCAAATGTCACCCACTGGATCCAG aTCTCCAGAGAATCATGGCAGAGTCCAGGGATTATGATGAACTGTTGTTTGCCTGGAAAGGATGGAGAGACGCTGCTGGCAAAGTAATTCGTGATGATTATAAGAGATATGTTGAACTGGCCAATAAGGCTGCCACACTCAACG GGCATTCTGATAATGGGGCTTTCTGGCGGTCCCTGTATGAAACCCCTACCTTTGAAGAGGACCTGGAGGCTCTGTGGAAGGAACTGGAGCCGCTCTATCTCAACGTTCACGCCTACGTTCGAAGGGCTCTTTACAAAAAGTATGGCTCCGATAGCATCAACTTAAAGGGGCCCATCCCTGCTCACTTGTTGG GCAACATGTGGGCACAGACATGGTCTGGAATCATGGATTTAGTCATGCCCTATCCAGATGCCACACAAGTCGATGCCACACCAGCTATGGTGTCACAg GGCTGGAATGCAACCAGGATGTTTCAGGAGTCGGACAGGTTTTTCACCTCCCTGGGTCTACTGCCAATGCCACAAGAGTTCTGGGACAAATCCATGCTGGAGAAGCCGACTGACGGACGCCAGGTGGTGTGCCATGCCTCTGCGTGGGATTTCTTTAACCGAAAGGACTTCAG GATAAAACAATGCACCGTTGTGACTATGGATGACCTGATCACTGTGCACCATGAGATGGGCCATGTGCAGTACTTCCTGCAGTACAAAGACCAGCCCGTTTCGTTCCGCACCGGCGCCAACCCAGGCTTCCACGAAGCCATCGGAGACGTTCTCGCGCTGTCCGTCTCCACGCCCAAACATCTGCAGAGCATCGGGCTCCTGGACAAAGTGGAGAGTAACCACG AGAGTGACATCAACTTTTTGATGAGCATGGCGCTGGACAAAATTGCCTTCCTGCCTTTTGGCTACCTGATGGACCAGTGGAGATGGAAGGTCTTTGACGGACGCATCCCATCGTCGGATTATAATAAAGAGTGGTGGAACCTCAG ACTGAAGTACCAGGGCCTGTGCCCCCCTGTAACTCGCACCGAGGATGACTTTGACCCGGGCGCAAAGTTCCACGTCCCTGCCAGCGTGCCATACGTCCG tTACTTCATCAGCTTCGTCATCCAGTTTCAGTTCCACAAAGCTCTGTGTGACGCAGCTAAGCATGATGGGCCTCTGCACACGTGTGATATCTACCGATCTAAAGAAGCTGGGAAGCTGCTGGG GGATGTGATGCGGCTCGGTTACAGTAAGCCGTGGCCGGAAGCCATGGCCATGATCACGGGTCAGTCCAAGATGAGCGTCCAGCCTCTCATGCAGTACTTCCAACCTCTCATCACATggctggaggaggagaacaaGAAGAACAACGAGGTCCGCGGGTGGCCCGACTACAACTGGAGACCTTCAG ATCCTGACGTTGCAACGAATGATGAGAAAGTTGAGTTCCTGGGACTGAAAGTGGACAAGGCCGCTGCCAAAGCTGGCCAGTGGTTACTGCTGTCAATCAGCCTGGCTTTCCTGGTGGTCATCATCCAACTCGCCTACAAGTACAGGAAGTCCAAGAAGCGTAATAAGTCCTTATCTATGATGGAGCTCAAGCAAAAAGACTAG